The nucleotide window GTCTTGTATCTAATCTTGGTTCACCCAATTAATCAAATATGAATATTGGGCCAAACCTGAGATCCATGAGGCCCATTGTGGGCAATGTATTGTAATGAAATTGAATGAAGCCCAAATAGCAAGTGTTGGACTTGGGTTTCAAATTAATATGTAATCAAGGTGAATTAAGTTAAtgtcatatttaaaaaaaatgagatGACTTGACTTAAATTTAAAGTTTTAAGTCTCTGTTTGGTATTAAAATTAGAtggtcaaaattttttttttaaataattaaaaattttattttattattttaatatttttatgtttaaaatttattaaatttaattttaaattttttaaataatttttaattaatatatttaaaaaaatatttttcttctcAGTAGTCATAACAGTAATATCAAATAAGTTCACTAAATCAATGAGCTTAATTTTTTACAACTCAAACTTTATccaatataataattaaacttgACTCAGCTTAATTGATAATTATAACTGAAAGCTTAAAATCTCAAATAAAAAGTAAATAAGCTCAATTGAGCCCAAATTATAGATcagttaaatttttttaaatgattttgtGTTAGTCAATTCAATTTTAACTCTTAAAGAATTCCTAAATTTTCATCTTAATTAATAATCGAAAGCCTtaattctttaattaaaattaatttatcaattttaaGATCACATTAGTCATTATCTAAATTTTTTGAacacaaaaaaaatatatatatatatataaagcagtcATGCATTTATTATGTATAATATATGAATATGAATTTATTGTGGCACTGGTATTATGACACCAAATTTTTAATTTCGTTTGTTTCGTTgaaatatttacataattataaGAGATAGAGTACGATTTTTATGTAGTACAAAAAGCATCTTAATAGTTGTTGGATGATTAATGTTAGGGCTACAAATTCATTTGCTTGTCCAATTTCATATGCATAAACACATACCACATGTTATGTTTAAATGTTAAAACAATATGGTTGATCTTATACCATATTTTTCTTGTTGGATAAGGATATTGGTAACTAtcattttctaataattttagctcaataattataaaatatagtaGATTTAGTGTCATATAGACTCAATCAAGGGCCAGTTTAAAAATCGAAATTGTtcgattttataataaaattaattttttaattttgaaaaaattatgaAAACAATTAAACATTAgatttcatgaaaattaaaatcaaactgaaattaaaaaaatataagattTGTGATTTTCATAAGTTTTGAATCAGAATCGACTCGATGATCAGACTTAATATCATTACTCTACATTTTAAAAGATTTTCAACTATCATATCTTACTATAAATTGAAAAAAGAATTGTGCAAAAttagataatattaataattattttacataattttttttagatatcatattaaattcaatttatGGATTTCAAAGAAACATTAATTTTGAGGTTAAATTTTGTTTCCCCAACCTATTTGAAAACAAAGTTGATAGGCACAAAGAGGAAATTAATAATCCTTGCATTAAGTCAAAAGTattaaatcgagaaaacgacgttACATTTCTTTGAATAAAGTTAAATTATATTACGCTTTAATCTCATAAAAAGTATGGGTTAAGTTATATTATGGATTCGTTTAATTAAGTAGTtagaataaatttttaatttttacttactaaattaaaaaattacatatttaataaatataataattataatttaaaattatatatattttttaaaatttatcattttattaataaatctaggaattaaaatcatgttAAATAAAGGCCAGTAGACTTCTTAATACACCTAACTTAAAACGTAATATAAATATTTTCAGATTAAATAAGGTTTAGGTTTATTTGGAGAAAATTTTTTGACCCCTGATTAGGGGTGGCAAGAGCTAAGACCGAATTGCATGATTCATTTACGGTTTTGGTTTCAATTTCGatctattttgatttaatttagcaTGACCTTAATCATATTtgagattttttcttttttttttttaaacccaattttaatttgaaatcgaATTGGATCAATCATTTTGATTTGGTTCAAAGTCAAATTTGATCAATTCAATTTTAATCTTTTTtagttattttcatttttaagttGAAAGAATTCAAATTTCTATCTTAAATAAGATCGATTTGTGGACAATGGAATGTATAAAGAAAGGATATAGATGCCATACCTAGAACAAGAAAAAGAGGCAAAAGACCCATACCCAAATGAAGCCCAAGAAGGACACCACTACTTTTATAGGACTAAAAAACTACAAACTATGCCTCAGAGCCATCGATATAGAAGAACAATTCTAGGCCATGCGATACCCATTGAAGCAAGTCCAACGTCTCTATAGGCGGAGAAGAGAACACTTGTGATCTGCTTCTTTATTACCCACCTTGTAACAGTGACAAAACCCGAGCACCATTATTatactttattaataaaatttctcCTCCCTTATCCTCTTATAACTCAAACAAATTGCAAGGGCTAAAATATGTCCCTAACCTAGAGGTAATGGAACCTTGAAATTAGTTATTGAGGAGGTCCACTGCTCCTTGGGGACCATCTAAGATCCCCAACCCCACAGTCCAGATTCCCTTTCCATTTGGAAAAGGGAGAATTGGACTTGGAACCAcaaattacaattttatttagttgagcattattttattaaatttaaaaaaatttaataaatcaataaatttagtttttaattatttagttaatttaatttaatgtaaTTTAAAAATAGAATTAATATCTCCTCCAATTAAAACAAGTATTCATGAATTCAATTTAgtttaaaaaatcaaataaatcaaaatttataatcAAAACTAAATTAGAGTAAAAACTGAATTAGtcaatttctcattttctttatttttttaacttattttagattcatttaaaatttaattttaattatatttttatccaatttttctaaaaaataaattaaatatactgaattttttaaataaaaaatcataacaaataaatttataagaaaaacgaaattaaaattttaaattaaataaattcagtcaatttttttgaaaatttaactaaattatacTCACTCCTACCTCCAACAACATAATGATAGCCCACCAAGGCCCCAACCCCCGTGTTAGCACAGGGCATGCCTGTAATCATTCCCTTTTTTAATGTTCCTTAGTCATTCACATTGACTGATAAATACTGTCCTCTAAAGCTATACTTATCTCAACTTTCATGGGTTATCCATATGGGACGCATATAATACATAAAGTGAAAGCCAATCGATGGGAACGTCATATAAGGCTTTTCACTCCTTAAGAACAATTATCTTTACAAGTAGAATGCTGCATCAACTAGTCAACTTCCAAGTTCCAAGCAGCTGTTTAGGCATCAGTAGAAAAAGAGGagcgaagaaaaaaaaaaaaaaacagataaCAAGACAGAGCAGAatgaaatttgcaattttgccccaTCTATagttgatattaaaaaaaaaaaaaaaaaggaaaaatctgTCAGCCTAAAGAAGTTTGAAAAACTGGATCCCATTAAAGCTTCAAGCTTAATGATGAGGTAGAAGTGTCATGAATCAGTGTCTGAGGAAGGTGACATCTTTGTCTATTACTTCTGCTACCAGAACCTGAGGAGCAGGGTGTCAATGAAGGAGAAGGTAGGGCAGAAGAAGTACATAATAACCTACTTGAATGGCTTCTCAATTTCTTCTTATCTCCCTCTTGCCCGTTAGTTTGTGATTTAACTTGACGAACTCTGGTTTCATTCAATTCCGCAGGCAGAACACAGTTGCAAAGAAAACCTATAAATTCGTCAAAAAAAGATTAAAACGAATTATGTCAGGTTCAGTTGTTAGGAAAAATGTGAATTCCATGGCAGGCCTTTAGGGaagaagtaaataaataaatgctTGCAGCATTGTTGAAGGGATTCCTAATAATGTCCGGTTATAAATCTTAATCTCCTCCCTAACTGTTGAAGATGGCCTACGATTTTTGAGAGAAGAAGACGCATAAAGAAAAGGAAAGCAAATTGTGGGGCTGGCAAACTAGAGAACTCTACTAAATGGTGACACCAAAGCACAAAACCAAAACTTCAAGTAAGGTGCAGATGATAGACATATCCATTTCTTGGAAGCAGCCATTTGGAGGGAACAGTACTAGTACAGGGACATTTGGCCATCTTGGTGACTGCATGAACATTTTAGGGCAATGGCACGACACACCTTTCTAAGAAAAGAGGCTGCATCAGTGCAAACTGGCAATGAAGTAAATGTTGCAACACAATACTTCTCCTTCTCAGGAGCCATCTTAGCCCTTGTATTACATCGCTCCATAATAGTTAATCATTTAATTATTCAGACTTCCCGGTCATCAATTTTTGCCAAGGCAAAACAATATCAGAAAAGATAATGATCTTTAAAAGTTTCTTACCTAAACGAGCAAGACGGTTAACCCAACTAGGGATTGTTTTCCCAGTCAGCTTGTTACACACATCATTGCAGAAGTGGTTGCAGTTCTTGGTGATAAGATGGTAACTGTTCCCAGAATAGTCTTGAGCTAGCTTCTCCATGAATGAACGAACTTCTTTAGGACCAAGATCTGTCCTTCCAATCAATATTGATTTTCTGAAAGTGAAACCAGGGCATTGCCTAGGTTCCACCTCAAAGATCCCTGCGCTTGGGAGGTCATGTGctccaaaaccatattccacacCATGGACTACAGAAAGCGTAAAAATCATAGAAATCATCTCAGCCAAAAACCCAACTTTGGTTAATTTAGAAGAAGCTAACGAGACAACCAATTCAAAACAATCCCGTGTCTTACTGGGTCGGTCTAGTTTCCTGAACCAGCTCTAATGACAATTAAAACACcccaataatttataataaaaaagccCCAAATTTCAATTCTTTTGCTACCAAATCTCAGCAACCAAACCAAGTTTTACCAGCCCGAGTCTTGACTGCTGAGGATCAAAgtttaaactaaataaatcagCAAATTATCATTTGCCAACATAGAAATTTTCCCCCTtcctatttaaaaaatatattatgttaGGTAGGGAATAGAATCAATAGATTACGTTTCCATTGCTTAAGAATTTTCTGAACTCAGCCacgaaataataaaaatacagaaaaaaagcaaataataaataataatcctCCAAATGAAAATTGAATTTCCTCCTAGTTTCTCCTAAGCCAAACAAGATCGTTTCAGTAGCAGATCTGAGCTAAAATATCACCAAAAAGAATTCACTCAAAAAAGGACGAAACAACAAATTTAAATTGGAACATAAATGCAAACAGAAAATTGAAGAacaccaaaataataataataaaaaaaaattccaaacctTGCACACCGGAATGGTAGATTCCGAGACCGACCCAATAAGCATAACCATTGATTGGAGTCAAATCGTAGACATTCAAGTAAACCGGCACCGTTCCGGTCTTCTTCTTCCGTGGCAAAAGCACCATTCGACACagcattttttatattttactaaGGTATTTGTCGGCTTCGGAATCTCAGAAAAAGTtgcaaaattatgaaatttaattttttttttacatagtGGTTGGAATTTGATCCGGAGAAACTTCGCTTCCGCGAAACGCCGCCGGACCGAACAATTTTGAAAGATTGGAGAAAATTCGAGGAATTTCAAGGGGCAGATTGGGAATCGAAATTccgttcttttccttttctttttgtggTACTGGCGACAATTTAATAAAAGAGACGAATCACCTGCTTCGTTTCCACCGGCGGCCAAAAGCGTCCGCATTCTCGCTTTGCCTCCCATTTTCTTTATATATACAGAAGGAGGATAAGTGATGTACAATTAagcaattaattaaataataataattattatattttaaaaaataaattaattatattttactatatttatttattttatttattattattatttttaggaAAACGCTTACTGAAAATTGGCAGATACAAATAACAATGCTGCTTTTGGTTTGGAATAGAGAGACGTTTCCGTTACACGGTAAAATTATCCACAGGCAGGtggatttttacttttttatgaaaaaattatgAACGAAGAACAGCGAATGGCGGCGGAGCTATACAAAACAAGCTGTGAAAgcctaatataattaattaattaaatatttaataaaaaattattatttttttaaaaaataattatttataattgatgatcgataaaatgaaatttaaattttttatttttatttttaatagttaAAATTCTTTTATAAATCGCAtggtattatttttaaaaatttttaaattatttatttacattatcataaatttattactttttaaataaaataacatCTAATATtatgatataattttatataatataatattaaaaaatatatattcaaaTGTATATTAGGGTATTAAATGCTCTAACATGTAAATATGGTAAATTAACAATGAaatgagtgaaaagaataatgtcAAATAATTTAtagtttttatatattaatataaaattattttaaatgataaaaattatataattaattttaactaattaGCTATTGTGTACATTATTTATTATCTATTTAACCGGTTAATAGTTAGTATTACAATAAATTACCATCAGGttcttgtatttttttaaaattaattatttaatttttatttttttaaattaaattaaatttttagaataaattatataaatagtactttaatttaaaaataaattaagatatttaaattttaatttaagtaatattAAACTCTTGTGAcatttcataattattttttatgttatttataatgatatatcatttattaaattaaaattgatagctTTAAATAAATAGATTTTAAATGATTGAAGGGtcgatttatataatttaaatcatCGAGTTATGGATATAaacgaaataattattttttttataagtgtcaacttaataaataaaaaatattatgcaaaaataatttaaaaataggaTACTAAAAGTAtaaaagaattttattttatttaaattaaatataagaaaatttatattacataaattaaaaattaagaattttatttaacaagttaaaatttatttattttattgttatatatttttagattgagatactatttatatattttattattaaattttacattcaaaatttttaattattctattacaattttataaaaaaaattaattaaattattttaacttaattaaagaaaataaataatatagatAGATAAAATTATGAGGATTAAatagtataaaaaaattaaaattataaaaattaaaaatataaatatttaagtttaagatattgacttattttttaaaaaaaattaaaatttttaattttataaaatataataatattttaattaaattaaaaaaaaataaaaaataaataattaattttgaaaagttaCAGGCACCTTATAATAAATGCCCCTTAGCATTTTAGCGTTATGGCATGGGGGTGCAAGATCACCGTGGTCATTTATTTATCCGCTTAGAGGAAAAGAACTAACACGTGTAGAGTAATAATAAAGCTGTCTGATTCCCCTGTCACAGTTGCTGTCACTCTTAGCAACGCTCTAAACCCCAAAACCCGTAGTCATCATCCATCGCCAGCAACGAATGCCATTCACATGACCCTTCTTCAATGTCTCGCTTAATTCGAGCTGCTCGGAGAACACTcgtctcttattcttcttcttctccttctcatACGTCCCCTGTTCATGGATTCCAAGTCTACAATCACTTCAGTTCCCATCTCCAATGGCGAAATGCTATTTCATCTCTCCTCTTCCAATCCAGACCCTACGCAACTGACAAGTGTACCAAATCGCTCTTCGAAGCTAACATTCTCCGAATCCTCCATAACGAGATCGAGTACCAGACCGAGTATGCTCCTCCACACCAGGTTCGTACCACTTCTAAGATCTACTTTCTCTCCTAGTCTCAAATGTCATGGTATGTTGCCTGTTTGGACGCTGAGAAATTCATGGGTAACTTCACCTCCCCTAATGTTGGAATTATATAGCACGCGACGAAATTCAATTCATTTGTGGTTCA belongs to Hevea brasiliensis isolate MT/VB/25A 57/8 chromosome 4, ASM3005281v1, whole genome shotgun sequence and includes:
- the LOC110635728 gene encoding deSI-like protein At4g17486; translated protein: MLCRMVLLPRKKKTGTVPVYLNVYDLTPINGYAYWVGLGIYHSGVQVHGVEYGFGAHDLPSAGIFEVEPRQCPGFTFRKSILIGRTDLGPKEVRSFMEKLAQDYSGNSYHLITKNCNHFCNDVCNKLTGKTIPSWVNRLARLGFLCNCVLPAELNETRVRQVKSQTNGQEGDKKKLRSHSSRLLCTSSALPSPSLTPCSSGSGSRSNRQRCHLPQTLIHDTSTSSLSLKL